In one window of Vanrija pseudolonga chromosome 5, complete sequence DNA:
- the ecdD_2 gene encoding Major facilitator-type transporter ecdD: MDRAAQLDATSEEPSESERRVPATREVERLAAAMPSPAAGSSRGSRFAMTPLLAFSCFALLVGDLLFGYDAGSFGGLLANPGFINQFGVLGSKGYAMTSLRASLMSSLAFVGKLIGCLSSGPLIEWLGHRKVFVVLSVVSIIGIILELAAADTGNGSGRIAQFIVGRIVVYISIGLVEVCVSMYQAEIVPSSLRGFVVASLQLFLNSGSLIATGANKAYSKSTTSHGWRVVVALQFIWPIIIMIIVPFLPDSPRWLLSKDRDADAIDSLNRLRPKIDADTGANADELATIKAQLAERVHKAPWLQTLQGTNLRRTGLVVAYYTYQQITGQAFMSTYQTMFYKNNGYADQAFTYPIINAVLSIVAVLPCMLLLDTVGRRPLLLASFFGQALFLFLLAGVGGKHYKSQPMRDGCVAFFMLFSVSYSLGGAPVPYLLGAELPTHALREKTSTIGTSINVVFAFATNFALPYMLKAMSFRVGWIFGGISVTAIVFTFFFLPETKGLVLEDIDEVFSRPFNPFRTNTPNPKARPRLPHEDTGLSSRKESGSEGASAV, translated from the exons ATGGACCGTGCGGCGCAactcgacgcgacgagcgaggagcCCAGCGAGAGCGAACGCCGTGTGCCTGCGAcccgcgaggtcgagagaTTAGCCGCGGCTATGCCCTCTCCTGCCGCcgggtcgtcgcgcggctcTCGCTTCGCCATGacccccctcctcgccttctcgTGCTTTGCCCTCCTGGTCGGTGACTTGCTGTTCGGGTACGATGCGGGGTCTTTTGGTGGCCTTCTTGCGAATCCA GGCTTTATCAACCAGTTCGGTGTCCTAGGCAGCAAAGGCTACGCCATgacctcgctgcgcgcgtcgctcatgtcgtcgctggcctTTGTCGGCAAGCTGATAGGGTGCCTATCGTCGGGGCCGCTGATCGAGTGGCTGGGGCACCGCAAGGTATTTGTGGTGCTGTCCGTCGTGTCTATCATTGGCATTATTT TGGAACTGGCTGCTGCAGATACTGGAAATGGTTCAGGCCGCATCGCACAGTTCATCGTCGGTCGCATAGTCGTCTACATTTccatcggcctcgtcgaggtctgCGTGAG TATGTACCAGGCGGAGATTGTTCCATCCTCTTTACGCGGCTTtgtcgtcgcctcgctccaGCTGTTCCTCAACTCGGGCTCACTGATCGCCACGGGCGCGAACAAGGCATACTCCAAGTCGACGACCAGCCACGGGTGGCGTGTGGTTGTGGCCCTCCAATTCATCTGGCCAATCA TCATCATGATTATTGtgcccttcttgcccgaCTCGCCCCGCTGGCTGCTGTCCAAGGaccgcgatgccgacgcgaTCGACTCGCTCAACCGCCTCCGGCCAAAaatcgacgccgacaccggcgccaacgccgacgagctggcgacGATCaaggcccagctcgccgagcgcgttcACAAGGCGCCGTGGCTCCAGACACTTCAAGGGACCAACCTCCGCCGTACCGGCCTTGTGGTCGCATACTATACTTACCAGCAAATCACTGGGCAGGCGTTCATGTCGACATACCAGACCATGTTCTACAAGAACAATGGGTACGCCGACCAGGCGTTCACATACCCCATCATCAATGCGGTGCTGTCCATCGTCGCAGTGTTGCcgtgcatgctgctgctggacaCGGTCGGGCGGCGtcccctcctccttgcgAGCTTTTTCGGCCAGGcgctcttcctcttcctcctcgcgggTGTCGGCGGCAAGCACTACAAGTCGCAGCCAATGCGCGATGGCTGTGTCGCCTTCTTCATGCTCTTCAGCGTCAGCTATAGC CTCGGAGGCGCACCCGTCCCATACCTCctgggcgccgagctgccgacACATGCGTTGCGCGAGAAGACCTCGACGATCGGCACGTCAATAAACGTCGTGTTCGCGTTTGCCACCAACTTTGCCCTCCCGTACATGCTCAAAGCTATGAGCTTCCGAGTCGGCTGGATCTTTGGTGGCATCAGCGTCACTGCGATTGTGTTCACGTTCTTCTTCCTGCCCGAAACCAAGggcctcgtgctcgaggacatCGATGAGGTCTTTTCACGCCCGTTCAACCCGTTCCGTACGAACACGCCAAACCCCAAAGCCCGACCACGCCTGCCGCACGAGGACACGGGCTTGTCGAGCCGCAAGGAGTCGGGGAGCGAaggcgcgtcggccgtgtaG
- the tal gene encoding Transaldolase, producing MIAKVQSLLEQLNGALNVDADTYDYDFIAALPITPHDATSNQGFIHQAITDERNREVVEATAKEFGAQGWEVVYANCVARIAAKVTPLISGRVLAQTSPSNAYDEDYVYNHAKLYAAAFNAAGITNDRFCIKIPTTSAGVAAAKRLKADGIATLGTALFSVPQALAAAQADMHAISMYLNEPGAHSSADRWPDVADPATQSPMANRHMQIRAAYDARRKAGQHAPQMKTASYISAAEALASTDLGADHITIGAPILTDLASSATLPPYKKGLWKVPFAQQGDREHWAAWTPGKPSDARMQSLLASDPVSGADWKPTDTALDYTAPGVLDAFNEKDEATRTRLHAALSRFSEQEADSRKFLQALI from the exons ATGATCGCAAAGGTTCAGTctctgctcgagcagcttaACGGCGCGCTgaacgtcgacgccgacacgtACGACTACGACTTTATCGCCGCCCTGCCCATCACGccgcacgacgcgacgagcaaCCAGGGCTTCATCCACCAGGCTATTACCGACGAGCGGAACCGCGAGGTCGTGGAGGCGACGGCCAAGGAGTTTGGCGCGCAGGGCTGGGAGGTGGTGTATGCGAACTGT gtcgcgcgcatcgccgccaAAGTCACCCCGCTCATCTCTGGCCGCGTGCTGGCCCAGACATCCCCTTCGAATGCCTACGATGAGGACTACGTGTACAACCACGCCAAGctgtacgccgccgcgttcAACGCGGCCGGCATCACCAACGACCGCTTCTGCATCAAGAtcccgacgacctcggcgggcgtAGCGGCCGCGAAgcgcctcaaggccgacggcATCGCGACGCTCGGCACCGCGCTGTTCTCTGTCccgcaggcgctcgccgccgcccaggcaGACATGCACGCGATCAGCATGTACCTCAACGAGCCTGGCGCGCACTCTAGCGCTGACCGCTGGCCGGACGTCGCGGACCCCGCGACGCAGAGTCCCATGGCGAATCGTCACATGCAGATCCGGGCCGCGTACGATGCGCGCCGTAAGGCAGGACAGCACGCACCGCAGATGAAGACGGCGAGCTACATCTCTGCGGCggaggcgctcgcgtcgaccgacctcggcgcggaccACATCACGATCGGCGCGCCGATCCTCACGGACCTCGCGAGCAGcgccacgctgccgccgtacAAGAAGGGCCTGTGGAAGGTGCCCTTCGCGCAGCAGGGGGACCGGGAGCACTGGGCCGCGTGGACGCCGGGCAAGccgagcgacgcgcgcatGCAGTCGCTGCTTGCCTCCGACCCCGTGTCCGGCGCGGACTGGAAGCCGACGGACACGGCACTCGACTACACCGCGccgggcgtgctcgacgcgttcaaCGAGAAGGATGAGGCGACGCGTACGAggctgcacgccgcgctgagcCGCTTCTCGGAGCAGGAGGCCGACAGCAGAAAGTTCCTGCAGGCGCTGATTTGA
- the atsA gene encoding Arylsulfatase: protein MTAERSSQARRPNVLFIIADDLGYSDIGCYGAEIATPALDALAADGTRMLNYHTAAACSPTRAMVMSGTDAHLAGLGCLLEYKSNPWGARRWGGKEGHEGFLNHRVAALPEILQDNGYDTVLSGKSRGFDKSFAMLPGCCNHYGWEPVLEHGYPGNKVGGRPIHVEDGRAVKIKPNTTNSAEGFYSSDYYTDKFIGYLEGLKRDTSGDAKPWFGYLAYSAPHWPLQAPKEVRDKYRGRYDAGPYALREARLKRLVELGIVDADVVPHDVVHPEGQEWDSFTPYEKACSVRAMEAYAAMVDRMDWNIGRVVDILKRTGQYDDTMIVFMSDNGAEGAALEAIPVLGENIKAAIHEYYDNSLDNIGEWNSYTWLGPLWAQASTAPSRLYKLFPSQGGILVPAIVKPASGTFRAAPGGFSRVFTTCMDLAPTVIELAGVKMARAAPDERGRKRVLHRGVEVLGMTGCSWVPWFSRGERVVAGEANGTANGDADTPRDPDEWAIYPSTRAIGWELHAMAALRKGDWKIVHLKKSHGGKSGAWDSAGGWELFDVCADPGETTDLAAQYPHKLAELLAHWDEYVADVGLVWGPGAMEPGMTPDAAPDLWDEDTEMQRTWIQVPQGGKASFDWDKVWGVREGWDLR, encoded by the exons ATGACAGCGGAGCGCAGCTCGCAGGCTAGGCGCCCCAACGTCCTCTTCAtcatcgccgacgacctc GGCTACTCCGACATAGGATGCTACGGTGCCGAGATTgccacgccggcgctcgacgccctgGCGGCCGACGGCACCCGGATGCTCAACTACcacacggcggccgcgtgctCGCCCACCCGCGCAATGGTCATGAGCGGGACGgacgcgcacctcgccggcctggGCTGCCTCCTCGAGTACAAGTCGAATCCGtggggcgcgcgccggtggGGAGGGAAAGAGGGCCACGAGGGGTTCTTGAACCACCGCGTCGCGGCGTTACCCGAGATCCTCCAGGATAACGGCTATGACACGGTGCTGAGCGGCAAG TCACGCGGGTTCGACAAGTCGTTCGCCATGCTCCCAGGCTGCTGTAACCACTACGGCTGGGAGCCGGTCCTGGAGCACGGATACCCGGGTAACAAAGTGGGCGGGCGACCGAtccacgtcgaggacgggcgCGCAGTGAAAATCAAGCCCAACACGACTAACAGCGCCGAGGGGTTCTACTCGTCCGACTACTACACCGACAAGTTTATCGGGTATTTGGAGGGGCTGAAACGCGACACAAGCGGCGACGCAAAACCGTGGTTTGGATACCTCGCCTACTCGGCGCCCCACTGGCCGCTGCAGGCGCCAAAGGAGGTGCGGGACAAGTACAGGGGGCGGTATGACGCCGGGCCgtacgcgctgcgcgaggcgcggctgaaacgcctcgtcgagctgggtatcgtcgacgccgacgtggtgCCACATGACGTCGTCCATCCCGAAGGACAGGAATGGGACAGCTTCACGCCCTACGAGAAGGCGTGTTCCGTCCGCGCGATGGAGGCTTATGCCGCCATGGTAGACCGCATGGACTGGAACATTGGCCGCGTGGTGGACATCCTCAAGCGCACGGGGCAATACGACGACACGATGATCGTGTTCATGAGCGATAACGGGGCGGAAGGGGCCGCGTTGGAGGCGATAC CCGTGCTGGGGGAGAACATCAAAGCTGCCATTCACGAATACTACGACAACTCGTTAGACAACATTGGCGAGTGGAATAGCTACACTTG GCTCGGCCCACTCTGGGCACAGGCCTCGACCGCCCCGTCGCGGCTGTACAAGCTCTTCCCGTCCCAGGGCGGCATCCTCGTCCCCGCGATAGTCAAGCCCGCGTCCGGTACGTTCCGTGCCGCACCAGGCGGGTTCTCGCGCGTCTTCACGACGTGCATGGACCTCGCGCCGACAGTGATCGAGCTTGCTGGGGTCAAGATGGCACGCGCAGCCCCAGACGAGCGGGGGAGGAAAAGGGTGCTGcatcgcggcgtcgaggtgctcggcatGACGGGGTGTTCGTGGGTGCCGTGGTTCAGccgtggcgagcgcgtcgtcgcgggcgaAGCGAACGGCACTGCGaatggcgacgccgacacgccccGCGACCCCGACGAGTGGGCAATCTACCCCTCGACCCGCGCGATCGGGTGGGAGCTGCACgcgatggcggcgctgcgcaaGGGCGACTGGAAGATTGTGCACCTGAAGAAGAGCCACGGGGGGAAGAGCGGCGCATGGGAcagcgcgggcgggtgggagCTGTTCGACGTGTGCGCAGATCCTGGAGAAACGACCGACTTGGCGGCACAGTATCCgcacaagctcgccgagctgctggcccACTGGGACGAGTACGTCGCTGATGTCGGGCTTGTGTGGGGGCCGGGCGCGATGGAGCCTGGTATGACGCcggacgccgcgcccgaccTCTGGGACGAGGACACGGAGATGCAGCGGACCTGGATCCAGGTGCCGCAGGGGGGCAAGGCGAGTTTTGACTGGGACAAGGTGTGGGGTGTTCGCGAGGGATGGGATCTGCGATAG
- the hxnR_1 gene encoding Nicotinate catabolism cluster-specific transcription factor produces MSNAQPHACPWPGCMKAYKRLDHLERHQKTHSGDLNYRCHVCHKQYSRSDVLNRHLVQTHGEKAARAGRPRRAACIACVDDRVACDGVPPKRPVSPKLPWMDSAGSGSSAAPAAPPAVSTPLASLVALGDAAEAVPRASTSPLASLWPAHDAAAAAEPWLTDFILSATGQAPYLAGPSTVDWGFPDLAGNIFDPIATRPPSPSAHDDLVGALLPSEVDGGEPRAIPDNGPRDSAWPNVYKPSGADSALHLPEAAAARELPELADRGKNVTSQQRHMMLTLSMHAHSAMWARPDLGNFPSEAAISHGVNLYLSRFATWLPVIDSPRGSFLVEKAPALLLKAMAAVGSVYARDGLERLGLPLAELVRRDVAFICEHDQRFIYELAVVQSTLLQGYYALFSGTPKLFQQAEVVRASLVTACKRMHLLDASISAVGHVSREGGSEKELERALKQDHRYRRLGWGIILLDCQLACLFGVPAQYPFTEIACSLPTLAPDAGPQTSFAQTMSSLLEKGTLVPQPLDDIAYSCISYALYRLCLDAASVQAFSQKRNEASKYTLSVPAYEIHPQALLDQLAQHTLRSATSPTHLMVSCAALAYHSHMQFTEVGFLDQVKIAAGRAGHNEAHQDAARRTLAGWMRANPSATRNVFANAAMLSCLMSRFSFDTPPEVVWTFDAALCMWAILRLSDIATAVPTAPPLTISWSPSPELEGWIEHGDGAVSVQGFGRSARPTSYAVLQTSADRLEVMSWGLAARYRTVLLGLIAEDDAS; encoded by the exons ATGTCGAATGCCCAGCCGCACGCGTGCCCGTGGCCGGGGTGCATGAAGGCGTACAagcgcctcgaccacctcgagcgGCACCAGAAGACGC ACTCGGGCGACCTCAACTACCGCTGCCATGTATGCCACAAGCAGTACTCACGCAG CGACGTGCTCAATAGGCACTTGGTGCAGACGCATGGCGAGAAGGCCGCGAGAGCGGGccggccacggcgcgcggcgtg CATCGCATGTGTCGACGACCGCGTAGCATGCGACGGCGTCCCGCCAAAG CGGCCCGTGTCGCCCAAGCTGCCGTGGATGGACTCTGCCgggagcggcagcagcgccgcgcccgctgctCCTCCCGCGGTATCAACACCGCTCGCGAGTCTAGTAGCGCTaggcgacgcggcggaagccgtgccgcgcgcgtcgacgtccccgctcgcgtcgctctGGCCAGCGCAcgacgcagcagccgccgcggagCCATGGCTGACGGACTTCATCCTCAGCGCGACCGGCCAGGCGCCGTACCTCGCCGGCCCGTCGACCGTCGACTGGGGCTTCCCAGACCTAGCAGGCAACATCTTCGACCCGATCgcgacgcgcccgccgagcccgagcgcgcacgacgatctcgtcggcgcgctcctcccgtccgaggtggacgggggcgagccgcgcgcgaTCCCGGACAACGGCCCGCGGGACAGCGCCTGGCCGAACGTGTACAAGCCGAGCGgggccgactcggcgctgCATCtgcccgaggcggccgccgcgcgcgagctgcccgagctcgcggacaGGGGGAAGAACGTCACGAGTCAGCAGAGACACATGATGCTCACCCTGTCCATGCACGCGCACTCGGCCATGTGGGCGCGGCCCGACCTCGGCAACTTCCCCTCCGAGGCGGCCATCAGCCACGGCGTCAACCTGTACCTGTCGCGCTTCGCCACCTGGCTGCCAGTGATCGACTCGCCGAGGGGGAGCTTTCTGGTGGAGAAGGCGCCGGCGTTGCTGCTCAAGGCCATGGCTGCAGTGGGGAGCGTGTACGCGCGTGATGGGTTGGAGAGGCTAGGTCTGCCCCTGGCTGAGCTGGtacggcgcgacgtcgccttCATC tgCGAGCACGACCAGCGCTTCATCTatgagctcgccgtcgtccagtCGACCCTGCTGCAGGGCTACTACGCCCTGTTCAGCGGCACGCCCAAGCTCTtccagcaggccgaggttgTCCGCGCGTCGCTTGTGACCGCGTGCAAGCGCATgcacctgctcgacgcgagCATCAGTGCCGTCGGGCACGTGTCGCGCGAGGGCGGGTCggagaaggagctcgagcgggCGTTGAAGCAGGACCATCGGTATCGgaggctggggtgggggatTATC ctcctcgactgCCAGCTCGCATGCCTCTTCGGCGTGCCCGCCCAATACCCCTTTACGGAGATTGCATGTTCCCTCCCAACACTGGCTCCCGACGCAGGCCCCCAAACGTCCTTCGCGCAGACCATGTCCTCCCTCCTGGAGAAGGGCACGCTCGTGCCCCAGCCGCTAGACGACATAGCGTACAGCTGCATCTCGTACGCGCTGTACCGGCTGTGTCTGGACGCTGCGAGCGTGCAGGCGTTCAGTCAGAAACGGAACGAGGCGAGCAAGTACACGCTGAGTGTGCCTGCGTACGAGATACA cccacaagccctcctcgaccagctgGCACAGCACACGCTCCGCTCCGCCACGTCCCCGACGCACTTGATGGTGTCGTGCGCGGCACTAGCATACCACTCGCACATGCAGTTCACGGAAGTCGGCTTCCTGGACCAGGTGAAGATCGCTGCCGGACGAGCGGGACATAACGAGGCGCACcaggacgccgcgcgccgcacgctcGCGGGCTGGATGCGCGCCAacccctcggcgacgcggaaCGTGTTCGCGAATGCCGCTATGCTGAGCTGTCTCATGAGCCGGTTTAGTTTCGA CACACCCCCAGAAGTCGTGTGGACGTTCGACGCGGCACTCTGCATGTGGGCCATCTTGCGGCTCTCGGACATCGCGACCGCCGtgcccaccgccccgccACTCACGATCTCGTGGTCGCCTTCCCCCGAACTCGAGGGCTGGatcgagcacggcgacggcgcggtcaGCGTGCAGGGCTTtgggcggagcgcgcgcccgACGTCGTATGCCGTCCTGCAGACGTCGGCGGACCGGCTGGAAGTCATGAGCTGggggttggcggcgcggTATCGCACCGTGCTGCTTGGGCTCattgccgaggacgacgcgagTTAG